In one window of Arachis ipaensis cultivar K30076 chromosome B06, Araip1.1, whole genome shotgun sequence DNA:
- the LOC110264056 gene encoding uncharacterized protein LOC110264056 encodes MEEESEQQGRRVGRGELWITVHKKKDGSYINDETRAIGERIKEIEQQDESSKVLSQNDFIAQVFGKEKPGRVRGVGFRPTPSQLFGSNSHAPSNGVQLEETQRKMLELPTKLEGEKLKRKVMEDEAAAKKKKMKAMESALIYLFQRQGEELPPDIASGMSFVE; translated from the exons ATGGAAGAAGAG TCAGAACAACAAGGGAGAAGAGTCGGTAGAGGAGAGTTATGGATCACAGTGCACAAAAAAAAAGATGGCTCCTATATCAATGATGAAACAAGAGCAATTGGT GAAAGAATTAAGGAGATTGAGCAACAGGATGAGTCATCTAAGGTGTTGTCTCAAAATGATTTCATTGCTCAGGTTTTCGGAAAAGAGAAACCGGGTAGAGTACGTGGTGTGGGTTTTAGACCGACTCCTAGTCAACTCTTCGGTTCGAATTCACATGCGCCTAGCAACGGAGTCCAACTAGAGGAGACCCAGAGGAAGATGCTTGAACTGCCGACAAAGTTGGAAGGTGAGAAGTTGAAGAGGAAGGTGATGGAGGATGAGGCAGcagcaaagaagaaaaagatgaaggcgATGGAAAGTGCTCTGATTTATCTATTTCAACGGCAAGGTGAGGAGCTCCCACCAGACATCGCTTCAGGGATGAGTTTTGTGGAATGA